From a region of the Armatimonas rosea genome:
- a CDS encoding cell division protein FtsQ/DivIB yields MVRTHARPVAHRRIARRRKPVNRRKINKLRLALWIAVLVLLGECVVVALASPRFRVKALELEGVATVPTHKIAAQFAVPATQNLFLAPTADWAHAITRLPGIEHATIKKTLPGKLTVQVTERTPWATVRTYDGHWHTIDRNLIPFRTTKEPEAGLVRILVSDCAPWEVLPGIVLPSVGIETAQECVGWSLDYKDFPLKQIEIDKDSKVCLVSQGGVLVKLGSGEKIPQKLHSLEQLFVERPDLKGNAPNLYINLFAFDAPAVGLINPTTPTTKPQIKP; encoded by the coding sequence ATGGTCCGCACACACGCTCGCCCTGTCGCCCACCGCCGCATCGCGCGGCGCAGAAAACCGGTCAACCGCCGCAAGATCAACAAGCTCCGGCTTGCGCTCTGGATCGCGGTCCTGGTCTTGCTGGGCGAGTGTGTTGTGGTCGCGCTGGCCTCCCCCCGGTTTCGGGTCAAGGCGCTGGAGCTGGAAGGGGTCGCCACTGTCCCGACACACAAGATCGCGGCGCAGTTCGCGGTCCCTGCCACCCAAAACCTCTTCCTCGCCCCCACGGCAGACTGGGCCCACGCGATCACCCGCCTGCCAGGGATTGAGCACGCAACCATCAAGAAGACGCTCCCTGGTAAGCTTACGGTACAGGTCACGGAGCGCACTCCTTGGGCAACAGTACGCACCTATGATGGTCATTGGCACACTATCGACCGTAATCTGATCCCATTTCGGACCACGAAAGAGCCAGAAGCGGGCCTGGTACGCATTTTAGTCTCAGACTGTGCTCCGTGGGAGGTACTTCCTGGTATCGTCTTGCCATCGGTGGGGATAGAAACCGCTCAGGAGTGTGTTGGGTGGTCGCTTGACTATAAAGATTTCCCGCTGAAACAGATTGAAATCGATAAGGATTCGAAGGTATGCTTAGTGAGCCAAGGTGGGGTGCTCGTGAAGCTAGGGTCTGGGGAAAAAATCCCTCAGAAACTCCATTCTTTGGAGCAACTTTTTGTGGAGCGGCCTGATCTAAAAGGCAATGCACCTAATTTGTACATCAACTTATTTGCATTCGACGCACCCGCGGTCGGTTTGATCAACCCAACTA